Proteins found in one Planococcus citri chromosome 2, ihPlaCitr1.1, whole genome shotgun sequence genomic segment:
- the LOC135836016 gene encoding probable serine/threonine-protein kinase DDB_G0282963 isoform X3 — MDNQDNLSMENIEDIVDRGGKMTGKEFIQKCQLLEDVETSMYHNRKENASSNIKYRYTKEDLLKLRTHPLSSKPPSLQENLKFLLGTSKPKEREEIDLKKNLVKKHGLTRNLDGVVNEKFDLKKDNLRNGEKPIISRNEGIDETRKSADPKERIRKEQDICLSPQRKSFTTGCYVANVKSENAANNSNTSNTKTNNENTGRENRGNHETRDIRENRDNRDNKNIREGSRRIGSGRIVSRDPRFEIRGYPESDYQSSYYGGKESYYGNKEPYYGGKEKVSTIVYTRQFSSNFDKEKGSKILDRPGMNNYYGKRRSHDNRDYDEEEEPEWMKEGPVSLNDTIELKGFDETEEKSFRFNRNSRINTRVFHKSFTNNSNNRSPTAANKGRMDKRNSDSDNSSVASDSLASKLDENNSPGKSNNDDADRQKTEENTLKKEENDVKNDENSMQFNLEEILKLDPLPDISENADNESAGSKFTKWFKNNDAASSSVNGDQNLNMARNGSIPPSSLPGEFLRTQNVAGINTRTPNSHPSGPNLLELLRGSQDNNANTKVNMRALEATGKLHSVEEIEAKLRGTENNAFSNPNSPNDKKKKEEETEAFKKLLSQAFHFDKSNNDGSSPDAVFSQKPERNENTDGNIELTSVMCNGEIQANAQPQMSRLPPQMNNMQQSAEKLKFLQMQQNKQQQEILSKVLMSSPSSTTFSVPPPSNVRPSNGASGNTSFHHLAPEIQIMINSIQPTRELMQRPETVNILRALKSGEVSQYQLIEQLKKLTPYQAKFRESLLCVLKLIQSQTQYYNSAPVLGSPAGIPFNVVPPPLPAAQPYTENILQQMMLNSQFRVNGPHNGMSNIVYQRDFPSPSQNMFQNNTIKKHLVEQSPNIGQNVPRMNSPTTILSSPANASVCGSNVSNATNSMASSQDDANNAVIANKTTSSTQSLSFTPTSVLRKLSAEKENLDTFSKEAKESKGEKNTLIPYTSNTNNSSTMSSNQGTIDRYNGFGTCIPPPAISGQYFVGNMIRPANTSTQVPMFGNPPPPVLSRLPVPSNSSAVPRDANISLVGFGNQTLSSRNVPVNGTLSSAEEQMARWFSSDSVNQSRYVMAQSMGVPGASLQNMMSVEEIERVQQSVRN; from the exons ATGGATAATCAGGATAATCTATCGATGGAGAATATCGAAG acATTGTAGACAGAGGTGGCAAAATGACTGGTAAAGAATTCATTCAAAAGTGTCAACTGCTGGAGGATGTTGAAACATCAATGTATCATAATAGAAAGGAAAATGCTAGCTCAAACATCAAGTATCGTTATACAAAG gaggatttattgaaattaagaaCGCATCCATTATCGAGTAAGCCGCCCAGTTtacaagaaaatttaaaatttctcctgGGAACATCCAAGCCTAAAGAAAGAGAAGAAATCGacttgaaaaa GAATTTGGTGAAAAAGCACGGTTTAACGCGTAATTTGGACGGTGTTGTGAATGAGAAATTCGATTTGAAGAAGGACAATCTTCGAAACGGAGAAAAACCTATCATCAGTCGTAATGAAGGAATTGATGAAACA CGAAAATCTGCTGATCCCAAAGAACGTATTCGTAAGGAACAAGACATATGCTTGAGTCCTCAACGCAAAAGTTTTACCACTGGTTGTTACGTAGCAAATGTCAAGAGTGAAAATGCCGCAAATAATTCCAATACTTCTAATACCAAGACGAATAATGAAAA CACGGGACGTGAAAATCGAGGAAATCACGAAACTCGAGATATTCGCGAGAATCGAGACAACAGGGATAATAAGAACATCCGCGAAGGATCTCGTAGAATAGGAAGTGGCCGCATTGTATCCCGTGATCCTCGTTTTGAAATACGAGGATATCCCGAATCTGACTATCAATCGTCCTATTATGGAGGCAAAGAATCGTATTACGGTAACAAAGAACCTTATTATGGTGGCAAAGAAAAAGTATCCACCATTGT ATATACTCGCCAATTCtcgtcaaattttgacaaagagaaaggtagtaaaattttggataGGCCAGGAATGAACAATTATTATGGTAAACGCAGATCGCACGATAACCGCGATTACGATGAAGAGGAAGAACCTGAGTGGATGAAAG AAGGACCAGTTTCGTTAAATGATACTATAGAACTAAAAGGGTTTGATGAAACCGAAGAAAAATCGTTTAGGTTCAATAGAAATTCCAGAATCA aTACGAGAGTATTTcataaatcgttcacgaacaactCGAACAATAGATCTCCAACTGCTGCAAACAAAGGTAGAATGGACAAGCGTAATTCGGATTCGGATAATTCCTCGGTGGCCTCTGATTCGTTAGCTTCGAAACTCGATGAAAATAACTCACCTGGTAAATCGAACAATGACGATGCAGATAGACAAAAGACTGAAGAAAACACGCTAAAAAAAGAAGAGAACGAcgttaaaaatgatgaaaattctatGCAATTTAATTTAGAAGAGATACTAAAATTGGATCCGCTACCAGATATCTCGGAG AATGCGGACAATGAAAGTGCGGGATCTAAATTCACCAAATGGTTTAAAAATAACGATGCTGCATCTTCGAGTGTGAACGGCGATCAGAATCTGAACATGGCTAGAAACGGATCAATTCCTCCTTCCA GTTTACCTGGAGAGTTTTTGAGGACTCAAAATGTTGCTGGTATTAATACTCGCACTCCAAATAGTCATCCATCTGGTCCTAATCTTCTCGAATTACTTCGCGGTTCTCAGGATAATAATGCTAACACCAAAGTGAATATGCGTGCTCTAG AAGCTACTGGAAAATTACATAGCGTTGAAGAAATCGAAGCGAAATTAAGAGGTACTGAGAATAATGCTTTTAGTAACCCGAACAGTCCTAATgacaagaagaaaaaagaagaagagactgaagcttttaaaaaattg TTATCTCAAGCcttccattttgataaaagtaATAATGATGGAAGCTCTCCCGATGCTGTTTTCTCTCAG AAACCCGAAAGGAATGAGAATACCGACGGCAACATTGAATTAACATCTGTTATGT gCAATGGAGAAATTCAAGCTAACGCGCAACCTCAAATGTCACGATTACCTCCACAAATGAATAACATGCAACAATCAGccgaaaagttgaaatttttacaaatgcaACAG AATAAACAACAGCAAGAAATCCTTTCAAAAGTACTAATGTCGTCTCCGTCTTCAACAACATTTTCTGTACCTCCTCCATCAAACGTTCGACCATCCAACGGTGCCTCGGGCAATACTTCATTTCATCACCTCGCTCCTGAAATTCAGATTATGATCAATTCGATACAACCTACTAGAGAATTAATGCAAAGGCCAGAAACTGTTAATATTCTCCGAG CTTTAAAAAGCGGAGAAGTATCGCAATATCAATTGATAGAAcagctaaaaaaattgaccccaTATCAAGCGAAATTTCGTGAGTCTTTGTTGTGCGTCCTAAAGTTAATCCAAAGCCAAACGCAATATTATAATTCAGCTCCGGTGTTGG GTTCCCCAGCTGGAATTCCATTCAATGTTGTGCCTCCTCCTTTACCTGCTGCTCAACCGTATactgaaaatattttgcaacaAATGATGCTGAATTCCCAATTTCGCGTGAATGGACCTCATAATG GAATGTCAAACATTGTTTATCAAAGAGACTTCCCATCGCCGAGTCAAAATATGTTTCAGAATAATACAATCAAAAAACATTTAGTCGAACAGTCTCCGAATATAGGTCAGAACGTTCCAAG aatGAATTCACCTACCACTATTTTATCATCTCCGGCGAATGCATCGGTGTGTGGTAGTAATGTTTCTAATGCCACCAATTCCATGGCATCTTCGCAAGATGATGCAAATAATGCTGTAATCGCAAACAAGACTACATCGTCAACTCAGTCACTTTCTTTCACTCCTACTTCTGTGCTTCGAAAATTATCCGCTGAAAAGGAGAATTTGGATACGTTTTCGAAAGAAGCCAAAGAGTCCAAAg GCGAGAAAAATACACTTATTCCGTATACTTCTAATACCAATAATAGCAGTACTATGTCTTCAAATCAAGGAACAATTGATCGTTATAATGGTTTTGGAACTTGTATACCACCTCCGGCCATTTCTGGTCAATATTTTGTCGGTAACATGATAAGGCCTGCGAATACCTCAACGCAGGTGCCGATGTTTGGCAATCCTCCCCCACCTGTTTTGTCGAGACTTCCAGTCCCTTCAAATTCTTCGGCAGTCCCTAGAG atGCTAACATATCACTGGTAGGATTCGGAAATCAAACTTTATCATCTAGAAATGTTCCAGTGAATGGAACGCTGTCGTCCGCCGAAGAACAAATGGCACGTTGGTTTTCTTCAGATAGTGTTAATCAATCTCGTTATGTTATGGCTCAAAGCATGGGAGTACCAGGAGCATCATTACAAAATATGATGAGCGTTGAAGAAATCGAACGAGTACAACAGTCTGTTCGTAATTAA
- the LOC135836016 gene encoding probable serine/threonine-protein kinase DDB_G0282963 isoform X2, translated as MQSSMVRNTSSVRLGFSDIVDRGGKMTGKEFIQKCQLLEDVETSMYHNRKENASSNIKYRYTKEDLLKLRTHPLSSKPPSLQENLKFLLGTSKPKEREEIDLKKNLVKKHGLTRNLDGVVNEKFDLKKDNLRNGEKPIISRNEGIDETRKSADPKERIRKEQDICLSPQRKSFTTGCYVANVKSENAANNSNTSNTKTNNENTGRENRGNHETRDIRENRDNRDNKNIREGSRRIGSGRIVSRDPRFEIRGYPESDYQSSYYGGKESYYGNKEPYYGGKEKVSTIVYTRQFSSNFDKEKGSKILDRPGMNNYYGKRRSHDNRDYDEEEEPEWMKEGPVSLNDTIELKGFDETEEKSFRFNRNSRINTRVFHKSFTNNSNNRSPTAANKGRMDKRNSDSDNSSVASDSLASKLDENNSPGKSNNDDADRQKTEENTLKKEENDVKNDENSMQFNLEEILKLDPLPDISENADNESAGSKFTKWFKNNDAASSSVNGDQNLNMARNGSIPPSSLPGEFLRTQNVAGINTRTPNSHPSGPNLLELLRGSQDNNANTKVNMRALEATGKLHSVEEIEAKLRGTENNAFSNPNSPNDKKKKEEETEAFKKLLSQAFHFDKSNNDGSSPDAVFSQKPERNENTDGNIELTSVMCNGEIQANAQPQMSRLPPQMNNMQQSAEKLKFLQMQQNKQQQEILSKVLMSSPSSTTFSVPPPSNVRPSNGASGNTSFHHLAPEIQIMINSIQPTRELMQRPETVNILRALKSGEVSQYQLIEQLKKLTPYQAKFRESLLCVLKLIQSQTQYYNSAPVLGSPAGIPFNVVPPPLPAAQPYTENILQQMMLNSQFRVNGPHNGMSNIVYQRDFPSPSQNMFQNNTIKKHLVEQSPNIGQNVPRMNSPTTILSSPANASVCGSNVSNATNSMASSQDDANNAVIANKTTSSTQSLSFTPTSVLRKLSAEKENLDTFSKEAKESKGEKNTLIPYTSNTNNSSTMSSNQGTIDRYNGFGTCIPPPAISGQYFVGNMIRPANTSTQVPMFGNPPPPVLSRLPVPSNSSAVPRDANISLVGFGNQTLSSRNVPVNGTLSSAEEQMARWFSSDSVNQSRYVMAQSMGVPGASLQNMMSVEEIERVQQSVRN; from the exons ATGCAATCATCGATGGTTCGGAATACTTCGTCAGTTCGTCTTGGATTTTCCG acATTGTAGACAGAGGTGGCAAAATGACTGGTAAAGAATTCATTCAAAAGTGTCAACTGCTGGAGGATGTTGAAACATCAATGTATCATAATAGAAAGGAAAATGCTAGCTCAAACATCAAGTATCGTTATACAAAG gaggatttattgaaattaagaaCGCATCCATTATCGAGTAAGCCGCCCAGTTtacaagaaaatttaaaatttctcctgGGAACATCCAAGCCTAAAGAAAGAGAAGAAATCGacttgaaaaa GAATTTGGTGAAAAAGCACGGTTTAACGCGTAATTTGGACGGTGTTGTGAATGAGAAATTCGATTTGAAGAAGGACAATCTTCGAAACGGAGAAAAACCTATCATCAGTCGTAATGAAGGAATTGATGAAACA CGAAAATCTGCTGATCCCAAAGAACGTATTCGTAAGGAACAAGACATATGCTTGAGTCCTCAACGCAAAAGTTTTACCACTGGTTGTTACGTAGCAAATGTCAAGAGTGAAAATGCCGCAAATAATTCCAATACTTCTAATACCAAGACGAATAATGAAAA CACGGGACGTGAAAATCGAGGAAATCACGAAACTCGAGATATTCGCGAGAATCGAGACAACAGGGATAATAAGAACATCCGCGAAGGATCTCGTAGAATAGGAAGTGGCCGCATTGTATCCCGTGATCCTCGTTTTGAAATACGAGGATATCCCGAATCTGACTATCAATCGTCCTATTATGGAGGCAAAGAATCGTATTACGGTAACAAAGAACCTTATTATGGTGGCAAAGAAAAAGTATCCACCATTGT ATATACTCGCCAATTCtcgtcaaattttgacaaagagaaaggtagtaaaattttggataGGCCAGGAATGAACAATTATTATGGTAAACGCAGATCGCACGATAACCGCGATTACGATGAAGAGGAAGAACCTGAGTGGATGAAAG AAGGACCAGTTTCGTTAAATGATACTATAGAACTAAAAGGGTTTGATGAAACCGAAGAAAAATCGTTTAGGTTCAATAGAAATTCCAGAATCA aTACGAGAGTATTTcataaatcgttcacgaacaactCGAACAATAGATCTCCAACTGCTGCAAACAAAGGTAGAATGGACAAGCGTAATTCGGATTCGGATAATTCCTCGGTGGCCTCTGATTCGTTAGCTTCGAAACTCGATGAAAATAACTCACCTGGTAAATCGAACAATGACGATGCAGATAGACAAAAGACTGAAGAAAACACGCTAAAAAAAGAAGAGAACGAcgttaaaaatgatgaaaattctatGCAATTTAATTTAGAAGAGATACTAAAATTGGATCCGCTACCAGATATCTCGGAG AATGCGGACAATGAAAGTGCGGGATCTAAATTCACCAAATGGTTTAAAAATAACGATGCTGCATCTTCGAGTGTGAACGGCGATCAGAATCTGAACATGGCTAGAAACGGATCAATTCCTCCTTCCA GTTTACCTGGAGAGTTTTTGAGGACTCAAAATGTTGCTGGTATTAATACTCGCACTCCAAATAGTCATCCATCTGGTCCTAATCTTCTCGAATTACTTCGCGGTTCTCAGGATAATAATGCTAACACCAAAGTGAATATGCGTGCTCTAG AAGCTACTGGAAAATTACATAGCGTTGAAGAAATCGAAGCGAAATTAAGAGGTACTGAGAATAATGCTTTTAGTAACCCGAACAGTCCTAATgacaagaagaaaaaagaagaagagactgaagcttttaaaaaattg TTATCTCAAGCcttccattttgataaaagtaATAATGATGGAAGCTCTCCCGATGCTGTTTTCTCTCAG AAACCCGAAAGGAATGAGAATACCGACGGCAACATTGAATTAACATCTGTTATGT gCAATGGAGAAATTCAAGCTAACGCGCAACCTCAAATGTCACGATTACCTCCACAAATGAATAACATGCAACAATCAGccgaaaagttgaaatttttacaaatgcaACAG AATAAACAACAGCAAGAAATCCTTTCAAAAGTACTAATGTCGTCTCCGTCTTCAACAACATTTTCTGTACCTCCTCCATCAAACGTTCGACCATCCAACGGTGCCTCGGGCAATACTTCATTTCATCACCTCGCTCCTGAAATTCAGATTATGATCAATTCGATACAACCTACTAGAGAATTAATGCAAAGGCCAGAAACTGTTAATATTCTCCGAG CTTTAAAAAGCGGAGAAGTATCGCAATATCAATTGATAGAAcagctaaaaaaattgaccccaTATCAAGCGAAATTTCGTGAGTCTTTGTTGTGCGTCCTAAAGTTAATCCAAAGCCAAACGCAATATTATAATTCAGCTCCGGTGTTGG GTTCCCCAGCTGGAATTCCATTCAATGTTGTGCCTCCTCCTTTACCTGCTGCTCAACCGTATactgaaaatattttgcaacaAATGATGCTGAATTCCCAATTTCGCGTGAATGGACCTCATAATG GAATGTCAAACATTGTTTATCAAAGAGACTTCCCATCGCCGAGTCAAAATATGTTTCAGAATAATACAATCAAAAAACATTTAGTCGAACAGTCTCCGAATATAGGTCAGAACGTTCCAAG aatGAATTCACCTACCACTATTTTATCATCTCCGGCGAATGCATCGGTGTGTGGTAGTAATGTTTCTAATGCCACCAATTCCATGGCATCTTCGCAAGATGATGCAAATAATGCTGTAATCGCAAACAAGACTACATCGTCAACTCAGTCACTTTCTTTCACTCCTACTTCTGTGCTTCGAAAATTATCCGCTGAAAAGGAGAATTTGGATACGTTTTCGAAAGAAGCCAAAGAGTCCAAAg GCGAGAAAAATACACTTATTCCGTATACTTCTAATACCAATAATAGCAGTACTATGTCTTCAAATCAAGGAACAATTGATCGTTATAATGGTTTTGGAACTTGTATACCACCTCCGGCCATTTCTGGTCAATATTTTGTCGGTAACATGATAAGGCCTGCGAATACCTCAACGCAGGTGCCGATGTTTGGCAATCCTCCCCCACCTGTTTTGTCGAGACTTCCAGTCCCTTCAAATTCTTCGGCAGTCCCTAGAG atGCTAACATATCACTGGTAGGATTCGGAAATCAAACTTTATCATCTAGAAATGTTCCAGTGAATGGAACGCTGTCGTCCGCCGAAGAACAAATGGCACGTTGGTTTTCTTCAGATAGTGTTAATCAATCTCGTTATGTTATGGCTCAAAGCATGGGAGTACCAGGAGCATCATTACAAAATATGATGAGCGTTGAAGAAATCGAACGAGTACAACAGTCTGTTCGTAATTAA
- the LOC135836016 gene encoding probable serine/threonine-protein kinase DDB_G0282963 isoform X1 gives MDIVQALCSQFLDIQWLKLDKCPPVAKKWCRTIDIVDRGGKMTGKEFIQKCQLLEDVETSMYHNRKENASSNIKYRYTKEDLLKLRTHPLSSKPPSLQENLKFLLGTSKPKEREEIDLKKNLVKKHGLTRNLDGVVNEKFDLKKDNLRNGEKPIISRNEGIDETRKSADPKERIRKEQDICLSPQRKSFTTGCYVANVKSENAANNSNTSNTKTNNENTGRENRGNHETRDIRENRDNRDNKNIREGSRRIGSGRIVSRDPRFEIRGYPESDYQSSYYGGKESYYGNKEPYYGGKEKVSTIVYTRQFSSNFDKEKGSKILDRPGMNNYYGKRRSHDNRDYDEEEEPEWMKEGPVSLNDTIELKGFDETEEKSFRFNRNSRINTRVFHKSFTNNSNNRSPTAANKGRMDKRNSDSDNSSVASDSLASKLDENNSPGKSNNDDADRQKTEENTLKKEENDVKNDENSMQFNLEEILKLDPLPDISENADNESAGSKFTKWFKNNDAASSSVNGDQNLNMARNGSIPPSSLPGEFLRTQNVAGINTRTPNSHPSGPNLLELLRGSQDNNANTKVNMRALEATGKLHSVEEIEAKLRGTENNAFSNPNSPNDKKKKEEETEAFKKLLSQAFHFDKSNNDGSSPDAVFSQKPERNENTDGNIELTSVMCNGEIQANAQPQMSRLPPQMNNMQQSAEKLKFLQMQQNKQQQEILSKVLMSSPSSTTFSVPPPSNVRPSNGASGNTSFHHLAPEIQIMINSIQPTRELMQRPETVNILRALKSGEVSQYQLIEQLKKLTPYQAKFRESLLCVLKLIQSQTQYYNSAPVLGSPAGIPFNVVPPPLPAAQPYTENILQQMMLNSQFRVNGPHNGMSNIVYQRDFPSPSQNMFQNNTIKKHLVEQSPNIGQNVPRMNSPTTILSSPANASVCGSNVSNATNSMASSQDDANNAVIANKTTSSTQSLSFTPTSVLRKLSAEKENLDTFSKEAKESKGEKNTLIPYTSNTNNSSTMSSNQGTIDRYNGFGTCIPPPAISGQYFVGNMIRPANTSTQVPMFGNPPPPVLSRLPVPSNSSAVPRDANISLVGFGNQTLSSRNVPVNGTLSSAEEQMARWFSSDSVNQSRYVMAQSMGVPGASLQNMMSVEEIERVQQSVRN, from the exons ATGGATATAGTGCAAGCACTATGTTCTCAGTTTTTAGACATACAATGGTTAAAACTTGATAAATGTCCGCCTGTTGCTAAAAAATGGTGTCGAACAATTG acATTGTAGACAGAGGTGGCAAAATGACTGGTAAAGAATTCATTCAAAAGTGTCAACTGCTGGAGGATGTTGAAACATCAATGTATCATAATAGAAAGGAAAATGCTAGCTCAAACATCAAGTATCGTTATACAAAG gaggatttattgaaattaagaaCGCATCCATTATCGAGTAAGCCGCCCAGTTtacaagaaaatttaaaatttctcctgGGAACATCCAAGCCTAAAGAAAGAGAAGAAATCGacttgaaaaa GAATTTGGTGAAAAAGCACGGTTTAACGCGTAATTTGGACGGTGTTGTGAATGAGAAATTCGATTTGAAGAAGGACAATCTTCGAAACGGAGAAAAACCTATCATCAGTCGTAATGAAGGAATTGATGAAACA CGAAAATCTGCTGATCCCAAAGAACGTATTCGTAAGGAACAAGACATATGCTTGAGTCCTCAACGCAAAAGTTTTACCACTGGTTGTTACGTAGCAAATGTCAAGAGTGAAAATGCCGCAAATAATTCCAATACTTCTAATACCAAGACGAATAATGAAAA CACGGGACGTGAAAATCGAGGAAATCACGAAACTCGAGATATTCGCGAGAATCGAGACAACAGGGATAATAAGAACATCCGCGAAGGATCTCGTAGAATAGGAAGTGGCCGCATTGTATCCCGTGATCCTCGTTTTGAAATACGAGGATATCCCGAATCTGACTATCAATCGTCCTATTATGGAGGCAAAGAATCGTATTACGGTAACAAAGAACCTTATTATGGTGGCAAAGAAAAAGTATCCACCATTGT ATATACTCGCCAATTCtcgtcaaattttgacaaagagaaaggtagtaaaattttggataGGCCAGGAATGAACAATTATTATGGTAAACGCAGATCGCACGATAACCGCGATTACGATGAAGAGGAAGAACCTGAGTGGATGAAAG AAGGACCAGTTTCGTTAAATGATACTATAGAACTAAAAGGGTTTGATGAAACCGAAGAAAAATCGTTTAGGTTCAATAGAAATTCCAGAATCA aTACGAGAGTATTTcataaatcgttcacgaacaactCGAACAATAGATCTCCAACTGCTGCAAACAAAGGTAGAATGGACAAGCGTAATTCGGATTCGGATAATTCCTCGGTGGCCTCTGATTCGTTAGCTTCGAAACTCGATGAAAATAACTCACCTGGTAAATCGAACAATGACGATGCAGATAGACAAAAGACTGAAGAAAACACGCTAAAAAAAGAAGAGAACGAcgttaaaaatgatgaaaattctatGCAATTTAATTTAGAAGAGATACTAAAATTGGATCCGCTACCAGATATCTCGGAG AATGCGGACAATGAAAGTGCGGGATCTAAATTCACCAAATGGTTTAAAAATAACGATGCTGCATCTTCGAGTGTGAACGGCGATCAGAATCTGAACATGGCTAGAAACGGATCAATTCCTCCTTCCA GTTTACCTGGAGAGTTTTTGAGGACTCAAAATGTTGCTGGTATTAATACTCGCACTCCAAATAGTCATCCATCTGGTCCTAATCTTCTCGAATTACTTCGCGGTTCTCAGGATAATAATGCTAACACCAAAGTGAATATGCGTGCTCTAG AAGCTACTGGAAAATTACATAGCGTTGAAGAAATCGAAGCGAAATTAAGAGGTACTGAGAATAATGCTTTTAGTAACCCGAACAGTCCTAATgacaagaagaaaaaagaagaagagactgaagcttttaaaaaattg TTATCTCAAGCcttccattttgataaaagtaATAATGATGGAAGCTCTCCCGATGCTGTTTTCTCTCAG AAACCCGAAAGGAATGAGAATACCGACGGCAACATTGAATTAACATCTGTTATGT gCAATGGAGAAATTCAAGCTAACGCGCAACCTCAAATGTCACGATTACCTCCACAAATGAATAACATGCAACAATCAGccgaaaagttgaaatttttacaaatgcaACAG AATAAACAACAGCAAGAAATCCTTTCAAAAGTACTAATGTCGTCTCCGTCTTCAACAACATTTTCTGTACCTCCTCCATCAAACGTTCGACCATCCAACGGTGCCTCGGGCAATACTTCATTTCATCACCTCGCTCCTGAAATTCAGATTATGATCAATTCGATACAACCTACTAGAGAATTAATGCAAAGGCCAGAAACTGTTAATATTCTCCGAG CTTTAAAAAGCGGAGAAGTATCGCAATATCAATTGATAGAAcagctaaaaaaattgaccccaTATCAAGCGAAATTTCGTGAGTCTTTGTTGTGCGTCCTAAAGTTAATCCAAAGCCAAACGCAATATTATAATTCAGCTCCGGTGTTGG GTTCCCCAGCTGGAATTCCATTCAATGTTGTGCCTCCTCCTTTACCTGCTGCTCAACCGTATactgaaaatattttgcaacaAATGATGCTGAATTCCCAATTTCGCGTGAATGGACCTCATAATG GAATGTCAAACATTGTTTATCAAAGAGACTTCCCATCGCCGAGTCAAAATATGTTTCAGAATAATACAATCAAAAAACATTTAGTCGAACAGTCTCCGAATATAGGTCAGAACGTTCCAAG aatGAATTCACCTACCACTATTTTATCATCTCCGGCGAATGCATCGGTGTGTGGTAGTAATGTTTCTAATGCCACCAATTCCATGGCATCTTCGCAAGATGATGCAAATAATGCTGTAATCGCAAACAAGACTACATCGTCAACTCAGTCACTTTCTTTCACTCCTACTTCTGTGCTTCGAAAATTATCCGCTGAAAAGGAGAATTTGGATACGTTTTCGAAAGAAGCCAAAGAGTCCAAAg GCGAGAAAAATACACTTATTCCGTATACTTCTAATACCAATAATAGCAGTACTATGTCTTCAAATCAAGGAACAATTGATCGTTATAATGGTTTTGGAACTTGTATACCACCTCCGGCCATTTCTGGTCAATATTTTGTCGGTAACATGATAAGGCCTGCGAATACCTCAACGCAGGTGCCGATGTTTGGCAATCCTCCCCCACCTGTTTTGTCGAGACTTCCAGTCCCTTCAAATTCTTCGGCAGTCCCTAGAG atGCTAACATATCACTGGTAGGATTCGGAAATCAAACTTTATCATCTAGAAATGTTCCAGTGAATGGAACGCTGTCGTCCGCCGAAGAACAAATGGCACGTTGGTTTTCTTCAGATAGTGTTAATCAATCTCGTTATGTTATGGCTCAAAGCATGGGAGTACCAGGAGCATCATTACAAAATATGATGAGCGTTGAAGAAATCGAACGAGTACAACAGTCTGTTCGTAATTAA